The DNA region ACAGCGCTCGTGAGAAGCAACACCGCGACCGCCGCGGCGACGACTCGACGCCCGCCAGCCCGTGCCATACACGGGCTTTGGAAACGCCCGACTTAATGGTTCCCGCCGCGGGCGGGTGCCAACCGGGCACCCCGGGCGGACGCCGACCGGCCGCCGCTCCCGGCGGGTGTCGGCAGTCGCCGGCCCGCCGCCCTACAGCCCGGCGAGGAACTCGGCGCCGGTGTCGATGGACGCGGCCGGGTCCTCGGGGTCGTCGTGTTCGTAGACGAGCCACTCGGCGTCGGCCTCGCGGGCGGCGTCGGCGCAGGCCTGCATGTCGACGTCCCCGTCGCCGATCTCGCAGAACTCGCCGTCGTCCATGTCCTTCATGTGGACGATCTCGACCCGGTCGCCGTAGCGTTCGATGTACTCGACGGGGTCGTGGCCCGCCGTCTCGATCCAGCCCACGTCGGGCTCCAGCAGGAGGCTGCAGGCCTCGGCGAAGGCGTCGTAGCCGTTGGTGTCGTCGAACTCGGCGAACTCGTGGTCGTGGTTGTGGTAGTGCAGCGAGAAGTCGTGGTCGGCGAGGTTCGCGGCGACGTTCTCCAGCCGCGTCGCGGTCTCCGCGACCGCTTCGCGGGACTGGAAGTGCTCGGCGTCGAGCCACGGGACGACCGCGCCGTCGGCCCCGATGGTCTCGTGGGCCTCGACGACGCTCGCGGCGTCGGCCTCCATGTCGTCGAGGTCGACGTGCGAGGCGGTCACGCCGAGGTCGTTGTCGTCGAGTTCGTCGCGCAGTTCCGCCGGCGAGAGCCCGCCGAAGTCGCCGGAGAACTGCACGCCGTCGTAGCCGGCCGCCGCGCAGCGGTCGAGGATCTCCGCCATCGGCAGGTCCAGGTCGCGAACCGAGTAGAGGTTGATCGCGGTGCGTACCATGGCGGCCCGTCGGCCCCGCGGGCTTTCAGTCCACGGGTCGGGGCGCGACTCTCCGGATGGAGAGGCGACGACCGCCGGGTCCGCACCGCTCCTGCGCGGACCGGGGCCACCATGTCGGGCCGGACCGCCGGTGAGTCCGGGGTCCTCAGCGGCCGGTCGCGTCGGCGAGCGCGTCGCGGGAGGCCCGGCGGACCGCGTCCGGGTCGAGGTCCGTCTCGACCCAGGCGGGGAGGCGGTCGGCGGCCGCGGGCGCGCGGACCGACTCGGCGTAGGCGTCGACCTGCCGGCGCTCGTCGGCGGGGTCGTAGTCGAGCCCGTTGAACGCGGCGTCGGCGGCGTACTGGTCGACCAGACGGCGGGCGGTCGCCCGGTAGCGCTCGCGGAGGTCGTCGTAGTCGACGGCGACCCCGCCGTCGTCGAGCGCGGCGAAGAGGGCGGCGGCGACCTCGTCGGCCATGTCAGAGAGGCCGCCGCGGCCGCTGACGGCGCGGTGGTCGTGCTCGTGGATGCCCAGGTCGACCTGCGCGGTGCCCTCGAAGCCGGCCGTCCGGAAGGCGTCGCCGAGCGTGGCGACCTCCAGCCCCCACCCGCGGGGCGGGCGGAGCTGCCGGACGAGGTCGCTCGTGGCGGCGAACTCGCCGGCCAGCGCGTAGCGGAACGCGCCCAGGTACTCGACCAGTGGGTCGTCGGTCGTCTCGGCGAGCGCGGCGACGACGGGTTCGTAGAACAGCCGACAGAGCCGGCCGTAGAGGCGGTCGTTCTCGACGCGGGCGTAGTAGCCCTTGACGAACTCGTAGTCGCGGGCGAGCGGGAAGAGCAGTCGGGGGACGTGCTCGGGGCCGTAGGTGGTCGCGTCGGCGTCGTGGACCGCCACGAGGTCGCTGCGGGCGGCGGCGACGCCGAGCGCGAGCCACACGTCCCGGCCCTTGCCCGCCTCGCCGTTGAGGCCGTGGTCGCCGAGGAGTTCGCGGACGGCGGGGGCGTTGCACCACAGAATGTCGGCGTCGACGCCGAGGGAGTCGACCCACTCGCGGACCGCCTCGACTTTCCCCTCGTCGGCGCGCAGCGCGACGACGACGGACTCGGGACCGACCTCGCCGAGCGTCGAGAGCACGCGCTCGGCGGCGAGGCTGGCGTGGTCGCGGTCGGTCAGCGGCACGACGACCGTCGCGCGGTCGACCGGCGCCTCGGGGGCCGCGCCGCCGAAGTCGTGCAGCGTCGCCACCCGCTCCTGGACGTACTCCATCGACGCCGGCTAGCGACTCGACGCCCATATAGCCCGCTATTCCGGCGAGTACGGACCGGCCTCCGGGCGGTCGCGGCCCCTCGCGGTCGCGGTCGGTCACGATCGCGCGCCGTGGGGGAGCCGTCCCATCGCGTGGGCGACGAGGAGCGCGGCGAGGACGACGACGAGGCCGCCGGCGAACGACCGGAAGATGAGGTCGAACGCCACCTGCGCGTCCCGGAGGAACCCGACGGCGTAGGAGCCGCCGGCCTGGACGAACATCATCGTCCCCGAGTAGGCGGCGTAGGCGCTCGCGCGGTGCCGATCCGGCAGCGACCCCAGCAGGTAGGTGTCCATCGCCGGGAACAGGCTGTGGGTGACGTACCCGAGGACGAGGCTGACCGCGACCACGGCGACGAGCCCGGAGACGGTCGTCAGCGCGAGGACGGTGACGACGAAGCCGCCGAGGAGCGCGAGGATGTACCGGACGATGTCGAGGCGGTCGGCCAGCCGGCCCGACAGCGCCATCGCCGGGACGCCGGCGCCGAAGACCACCGAGAGGACCGTCCGCGCGGTCGACTCCGTGAGCGATTTCGTCTCGGCGAGGTAGGTGGGGTAGAAGTTGAACACGCCCTGCCAGACGAAGCCGGTGGCGCCGAGCATGACGACGCCGGCGAGGACCAGCCGCCACTGCTCGCGGACAGCGACGAGGAGGTGTCGGTCCTCGGTGCCGGCGGCCGGCAGGTCCGTCCGCCAGGCCGCGACGGTGAACAGGACGGTCGCGACGGCGGTGACCGCGGCCATGATCCGGAAGGTCAGCGGCCACTCCCCGCGCGCGAGGACGGCGGTGACGAACAGCGGCGCGCCGACCGCGGCCAGTTGCGCCGCCGTCCCGTGGACCCCCAGCGCCGAGCCGACGCGCGAGGGGAACAGCTCGCTGACCAGCGGGTTCGCGGCGATGAAGTAGGCGCCGCCGGCCGCCCCCATCAGCAGGGCGGCGGCCTGGAGCGCGCGGATGCCCGGCGCGACCGACGCCAGCGCGGTCGCGGCGGTGAGCGTCGCGCCCGTCGCGAAGACGACGTAGTGGCGCGGGACCCGCGTGAGCAGGTAGCCCGTCGGGATCCGCGGGACGGCGCTGCCGACCCAGACGAGCGACGCGAGCAGGCCGACGGCCGCGGCGTCAACGGTCAGCGCCGCTCGCAGCGGGTCCAGCAGCGGCGCGAAGACGACCCGCCCGAGGTTGACGACGAACACCATCGCACAGAGCGACCCGAACAGCTGGCGGCGCGTCACACCACGGGGTTCGTCCGCTGCCCTTCAAGGGTTGCGAACTCGGCGGCACCGTCCGCGACACGGGCTGTCGTCCGACCGCACTCGGACGGTCGGCGACCGCGTCCGACCGTGGTGTGTCGGATCTATGCATGGGGTTTTTCAGAGTCGGTGTCGTACCCCCGCGCATGAAATCGGTCCGGAAGGGGCTGCGTTCGGGCGAGATCGAGAAAGACGTCTACGAACGCCTGGCCTGCAGCGAGTGCGGGGAGGAGCTCGCGACCGAGAACGACCCCGACGAGGTCGGCACCGTCCGGGTCTGTCCGGAGTGCGACAGCAAGTGGAAGCAGGTGGGGTGACCGCTCGCCGGGTGACGCCGGGGGGACGCCTTCGCGCTACTTACTCGAAGACGGCGTCGAACGAATCCGCGCCGAGCGGCGGGTGGGTCCCCGCCGCGACGTTCTCCGCGACGTGGTCGGGCGAGCCCATCCCGACCAGCGAGCACGTCACCCCCGGCGCGCTCCGGGCGAAGTTGATCGCCTTCTGGGCGCTCGTCTCGCCCTCGACCCGCTCGGCCACCTCCTCGGGCAGCCCCGCGCGGGCGAGCTTCCCCTGGGCCAGCGACGCGCTCGTGAACACGTTCAGCCCCGCGTCGTGGGCGAACCACAGCGTCGACTGGGCGCCCTCGGACCCCTCCTGGGCCTCGACGGTGAACGCGTCGGCCATCACGACGTTGAACGGGAGCTGGACCGCCCGGAAGTGCGTCGCCGCGTTGTTCGCCCGCTTGGCCGCCTCGCGGGCCCGCGAAACTATCTCCGCCAGCGACAGGTGGCTGTCGTCCTCTGCGGGGACGCGTAGCGCCTCCCACGTCGCCACGCCGTACTGGCGGATGTCCCCCTCGGCGGCCCGCTCCTCCAGCCGCGTGAACGTGTCCTCCAGCCGGTCGTAGACCGCCTCGGCCGAGCGGTCGGCCAGCTGCGTCTCGGGGTTGTGGACGTAGTACAGGTCGATCGTGTCAAGATCGAGGTTGTCCAGCGAGCGGTCGAGCTGGTCGTCGATGTACCCGGGTGCGATGCAGTGTTGCCCGGCGACCAGGTCGTCGGCGTCGACGATCCCCGTGTCGACGTACTCCTCGCGGATCCACCGGCCGGGGTTCTCCGGACGCTCGCCGTCGAAGGGGACGAACCCGCCCTTCGTGGCGACGAGGACGGCCTCCCGGTCGACCTCGGCCGCGTCGATGGCCTCGCCGACGACCCGCTCGCTGCGCTGGTTCCGGTAGTTGATCGCCGTGTCGACGACGTTGATCCCCGACTGGAGCGCCTCGACGATCGCCTCGCGGTAGGCGTCGTCGGCCTCGTCGGTCGGGTCCCCGAGGTAGGTGCCGACGCCGACGCTGGAGACGACCCCCTCGCCGAACCGCCGGAAGTACGTGCGGGCGAACTCGTCGCCGAACTCGTCGCGGTACGCCCACGTGGCGTCCCTGGTGACCATACCGGAACTGGGGTCGCCGCGGGTAAAAGCGTGCCATCTCGGAGAGGCTGTGCGCCAGCGGGCGATTTATGCCGAGTTCCCGCGACGGTCGGCCTATGACCGACCGCGTCAGGCCGAACCCCGAGAACCCGTGGTACTGGTCGGACGGCGACGGACCGACGCTGCTCCTCGGCGGGACGGACAGGGACAACCTCTTCCAGTGGACCGGCGAGCGACTGGAGGCCCACCTCGACGACCTCGTCGACGCCGGCGGGAACTTCGTCCGCAACACCATGTCGGACCGCAAGGACGGGGACGTGTCGCCGTTCGCACGGCACGACGACGGCACGTACGACCTCGAACGGTGGAACGACGAGTACTGGGACCGGCTCGATGCGTTCCTCGCCGCGACCGCCGAGCGCGACATCGTCGTCGAACTGACGCTCTGGGACCAGCACGACCTCGTCGGGGACAGGTGGGAGTCCCACGCCTGGAACCCGGTCAACAACGACACGCTCCCCGAGGGTTCGCTCCCCGAGACGGGCGGCGACCACTGGCGGGACCGGATCGCCTTCTTCCGCACGGTCGAGGAGGGCAACGACCCCGTGCTCGCCCACCAGGAGCGGTTCGTCGACCGCGTCCTCGACCACACGTTCGACCACGGGCACGTCCTCTACAACGTCACCAACGAGGGATGGGCGGGGATCGAGTGGGAACTGCACTGGGCCGAGCACGTGCTGGACCGGGCCGACGAGCGCGGCGTCGGCGTCGAGGTCGCCAACATGAACATGACGCCGGAGGACTCGGTCGAAAAGGTCGTCGAGCACCCTGACGCGTTCTCGTACGTCGAGGTGTCCCAGCACAACCAGCTCTCTGCGGGAGCGACCGGGCAGGACCACTGGGATAACCTCCAGGCGTGGCGCGGGGAGGTCGAAGACGCCGTCGGGCCGCGGCCGTTCAACAACGTGAAGATCTACGGGGGGTTCGACGGCGGGAAGGAGGCCGCCGGGACCGCCGACCAGGCGGTGCGGTGGTTCTGGCGGAACGTCCTCGGCGGGTGCGCCGCCTGCCGGTTCCACCGGCGGGTCGCCGAGGGCGACGAGGGCTGGGGGATCGGCGGGAGCGAGCGGGCGCTGACCCAGATCCGGTCGGTCCGGGCGATCGAGGAAGTCGTCGACCTCACCGCCCTGCCGCCGCGGGGGGACCTTCTGGGAGACGCCGCTCCCGACGAAGCCTACTGCGCGGCCGACCCGGGCGAGGCCTACGTGGTCTACGTCCCCGACGGGGGGAACGCGACACTCGACCTCGACGCGGGGTCGTATCGACGCCGGACCCTCGACGCCGAGTCGGCCGCGTGGACGGACGACGAGACGGTCGAGGGCGACACGGACCTTCCGCTGGACCCCCCGGAGCGGCCCAATCAGGTCGTCGTCCTGACCGCCGAGACGTGACCGTCGAGTCGTGACCCGCGACGGGGTGGCGCGTGCCGAGAGCCGACCTACTCCCCGTCGAGGTGGTCGGCCATCCACGCGAACTGCTCGTCGACCATCCGGCGGCCGGCGTCGGTCAGCGCGTACTCGTCGTGGATGCCCGACTCCCGGAGTTCGAGGTGGCCGTTGTCGACGAGCGTGTCCAGCGCGCCGTAGAACGACTTCGGGTCGATCCGCTCGTCGTAGTGGGATTCGAGCCGCGACTTGAGCGCCTGGCCGTTGAGCGGTCCCTCCCCGGCGAGGATGACGCACAGATCCCGACGGCGCCCGCTCTGGAGCCACTTGGTCATGGGTCGAGTGTCGCACCGGGGCCGTTCGACTCTTGCGATTCGAGGCCGTACGAGGTGGACCGGAGAACGCGGGTGTTGCGACCGGGGATCGAAGGCTACGACTATCACCGGTCCACAGATCCGCCAATGACCGACGCGACCGCGACGAACGAGGGGATCACGGCCCGCTACGAGGAGACCGAGACCGAGCGCCTGCTGACCTTCGAGCGCGACGGGGCGACCGCCGCCGTCGCCCAGAACACCGAGGGGTACGCCATGCTGAAGGTCCGGCCGACCGCCGACGGCGACGAACTGGAGCGGTACTACGGGTTCGACATGGCGCTGGACCACGCCGCCGAACTGCTCGGCGTCGCCCCGCACGACCTGCCGGTCCCCGAGGCCGCCGAGGACATGGGGATGTAGGGCGGCGACACGGGGTGTAGGTCGGTCGGGCGGCGACGCTCACAGGAAAGCGTTGCCCCGCCGGCGGAACTCGCGGCGTTCGGCGGGCGTCGGGAGGGTGTGGTAGTCCTCGGGGCCGGTGGGGTTCGGGCGCGTCTCGAACGCGGGGTAGCGGTCGAGGAGGGAGACCGCCAGCGGCCCGCCGGTCTCCGCGATCTTCAGCGACAGGTCGTGCATCGAGTCGCCGTCGGCGATCGGGAACGAGCGCTGTTCGATTATGGGGCCGGCGTCGAACTCGTCGGTCATCAGGTGGGCGGTGACGCCGGACTCGTCGTCGCCGTAGTACAGCGGCCAGAACGCCGTCGCGCGTCCGCGGTAGTTCGGGAGCAGCGACCCGTGGACGTTGACGGCGTAGTCGGGCACGTCGAGGACCGCCCGGGGCAACCGCTGTCCGCAGATAATCGAGAGCGCCACGTCCGGGTCGACCCCGCGATACCAGTCGAGAAACTCCCCGTCGGCGGTGTCGGGGACGCGCCGGACCGGGACGCCGTGGTCGCGGGCGAGCGAGGCGACGCCGTGGTAGCGGCCGGTC from Halosimplex halophilum includes:
- a CDS encoding sugar phosphate isomerase/epimerase family protein, which encodes MVRTAINLYSVRDLDLPMAEILDRCAAAGYDGVQFSGDFGGLSPAELRDELDDNDLGVTASHVDLDDMEADAASVVEAHETIGADGAVVPWLDAEHFQSREAVAETATRLENVAANLADHDFSLHYHNHDHEFAEFDDTNGYDAFAEACSLLLEPDVGWIETAGHDPVEYIERYGDRVEIVHMKDMDDGEFCEIGDGDVDMQACADAAREADAEWLVYEHDDPEDPAASIDTGAEFLAGL
- a CDS encoding glycosyltransferase family protein — its product is MEYVQERVATLHDFGGAAPEAPVDRATVVVPLTDRDHASLAAERVLSTLGEVGPESVVVALRADEGKVEAVREWVDSLGVDADILWCNAPAVRELLGDHGLNGEAGKGRDVWLALGVAAARSDLVAVHDADATTYGPEHVPRLLFPLARDYEFVKGYYARVENDRLYGRLCRLFYEPVVAALAETTDDPLVEYLGAFRYALAGEFAATSDLVRQLRPPRGWGLEVATLGDAFRTAGFEGTAQVDLGIHEHDHRAVSGRGGLSDMADEVAAALFAALDDGGVAVDYDDLRERYRATARRLVDQYAADAAFNGLDYDPADERRQVDAYAESVRAPAAADRLPAWVETDLDPDAVRRASRDALADATGR
- a CDS encoding MFS transporter, which gives rise to MTRRQLFGSLCAMVFVVNLGRVVFAPLLDPLRAALTVDAAAVGLLASLVWVGSAVPRIPTGYLLTRVPRHYVVFATGATLTAATALASVAPGIRALQAAALLMGAAGGAYFIAANPLVSELFPSRVGSALGVHGTAAQLAAVGAPLFVTAVLARGEWPLTFRIMAAVTAVATVLFTVAAWRTDLPAAGTEDRHLLVAVREQWRLVLAGVVMLGATGFVWQGVFNFYPTYLAETKSLTESTARTVLSVVFGAGVPAMALSGRLADRLDIVRYILALLGGFVVTVLALTTVSGLVAVVAVSLVLGYVTHSLFPAMDTYLLGSLPDRHRASAYAAYSGTMMFVQAGGSYAVGFLRDAQVAFDLIFRSFAGGLVVVLAALLVAHAMGRLPHGARS
- a CDS encoding HVO_0758 family zinc finger protein: MKSVRKGLRSGEIEKDVYERLACSECGEELATENDPDEVGTVRVCPECDSKWKQVG
- a CDS encoding aldo/keto reductase; the protein is MVTRDATWAYRDEFGDEFARTYFRRFGEGVVSSVGVGTYLGDPTDEADDAYREAIVEALQSGINVVDTAINYRNQRSERVVGEAIDAAEVDREAVLVATKGGFVPFDGERPENPGRWIREEYVDTGIVDADDLVAGQHCIAPGYIDDQLDRSLDNLDLDTIDLYYVHNPETQLADRSAEAVYDRLEDTFTRLEERAAEGDIRQYGVATWEALRVPAEDDSHLSLAEIVSRAREAAKRANNAATHFRAVQLPFNVVMADAFTVEAQEGSEGAQSTLWFAHDAGLNVFTSASLAQGKLARAGLPEEVAERVEGETSAQKAINFARSAPGVTCSLVGMGSPDHVAENVAAGTHPPLGADSFDAVFE
- a CDS encoding DUF6298 domain-containing protein, whose amino-acid sequence is MTDRVRPNPENPWYWSDGDGPTLLLGGTDRDNLFQWTGERLEAHLDDLVDAGGNFVRNTMSDRKDGDVSPFARHDDGTYDLERWNDEYWDRLDAFLAATAERDIVVELTLWDQHDLVGDRWESHAWNPVNNDTLPEGSLPETGGDHWRDRIAFFRTVEEGNDPVLAHQERFVDRVLDHTFDHGHVLYNVTNEGWAGIEWELHWAEHVLDRADERGVGVEVANMNMTPEDSVEKVVEHPDAFSYVEVSQHNQLSAGATGQDHWDNLQAWRGEVEDAVGPRPFNNVKIYGGFDGGKEAAGTADQAVRWFWRNVLGGCAACRFHRRVAEGDEGWGIGGSERALTQIRSVRAIEEVVDLTALPPRGDLLGDAAPDEAYCAADPGEAYVVYVPDGGNATLDLDAGSYRRRTLDAESAAWTDDETVEGDTDLPLDPPERPNQVVVLTAET
- a CDS encoding PadR family transcriptional regulator, which gives rise to MTKWLQSGRRRDLCVILAGEGPLNGQALKSRLESHYDERIDPKSFYGALDTLVDNGHLELRESGIHDEYALTDAGRRMVDEQFAWMADHLDGE
- a CDS encoding DUF7111 family protein gives rise to the protein MTDATATNEGITARYEETETERLLTFERDGATAAVAQNTEGYAMLKVRPTADGDELERYYGFDMALDHAAELLGVAPHDLPVPEAAEDMGM
- a CDS encoding methionyl-tRNA formyltransferase; the protein is MRVVLFTSAEPLYLPRYLRPVVRSHADSIAAIVVAPPRKPRHEQVRDYMRALGPGAFPRMGLRFARGAVFDALPPGLQRAATGRYHGVASLARDHGVPVRRVPDTADGEFLDWYRGVDPDVALSIICGQRLPRAVLDVPDYAVNVHGSLLPNYRGRATAFWPLYYGDDESGVTAHLMTDEFDAGPIIEQRSFPIADGDSMHDLSLKIAETGGPLAVSLLDRYPAFETRPNPTGPEDYHTLPTPAERREFRRRGNAFL